The Legionella spiritensis DNA segment GATTCAAACACTTGTTCCATGAAGTCATTTCGCCCGTTCCTAAACACCTTTGTTGAGGAACGAATCATCTCGCACATCAGTTGCTCATTCTTTATTAAACCCATTATCTTCATTGAATGTTTGACGATTGGCTTCAACTGTTTTAACCAACAGAACTTTTTGAAAATGAAATGGCGGGTTAAATTTTGTGCTATGATTTACTATATTTTATTGATTCTATAGCTTAATACCAGGGATATCGGTGATGAACGGACTAGAAAAGGAATGCTGCCCCAAGAAAATTATATTAACTAAGCAGGAAGAATCTTCAGAACCTATAGGCTCTTGCTGTGTACCCGATGATGCAGATACTACAGATAATTTCTTTGCTCTTTTCGGTCAGTTATTTCAAGCAAACCTTGCTAAATGGACTTCAGGGATAAGTCCTGCAGCGATAGGCTCTTCCTACTCCACTTGGCTTTGGCAATTAGCACAATCCCCAGAAGTATTATGGGAACTGGCCTTTTATCCTGTTTTTCATGCTAAAGATTGCATTAATAACATCATTTGTGTTGAGCGTGCTGCCGGTGGCAAAGACGTACGTTTCAAAAAAGACAGTTGGCAGCCTATGCCTTGGCGTTTATATGCTGAAGGATTTTTGCAGGTGGAGGATTGGTGGCGACACGCCACAACTCATGTGCCAGGATTACCCGACCAGGTGGAGCGTACCGTTTCGTTCTGGGCACGCCAATTCCTCGATGCCCTATCGCCTTCCAATTGTGTTTGGTCTAACCCTGATTTATTCCATGAAGCCATTCGCACCGGGGGATTTAATCTCATTCAAGGCAGCCAAATCGCTATGGAAGACTCCTTAGAAAAGCTAACAGGCGCACCTCCTACAGGCTCTGAACATTTTATCCCTGGCAAACAAGTGGCGATTACCCCAGGACGGATAATATTTCAAAATCATTTAATTGAGTTGATTCAATACGAAGCTCAGACTAAAACCGTGTATAAAGAGCCAATACTAATCCTGCCTGCCTGGATTATGAAATACTATATTCTCGATTTATCCCCCCATAACTCCTTGGTAAAGTGGCTTGTTAGACAAGGGCATACCGTGTTCATCATCTCCTGGCGCAATCCAGATAAAGAGGATCGTGATTTAGGAATGGATGATTATTATCGCCAAGGCGCCATGGCTGCGATTGATGCGGTATCAGCCATTCTTCCTCAAACAAAAATTAATCTGATGGGCTATTGTTTAGGCGGCACGCTCGCCATGATTACGGCGGCCGCGATGAGTAGAGATAAGGATGAACGCTTAAATAGCCTCACCCTTCTTGCAGCCCAAGGGGATTTTACTGAAGCCGGGGAATTAATGCTTTTTGTTACTGAAAGCCAAGTGGCCTTCCTTAAAAACATGATGAGAGAACAAGGGTATCTTGATACCAAACAAATGGCCGGTTCCTTTCAAATGTTGCGTGCCTACGATTTGATTTGGTCCAAAATGGTTCAGGACTACATGCACGGGATGCGGCGTGGGATGATTGATTTAACCGCTTGGAATGCGGATGCCACCCGAATGCCTTATAAAATGCACAGTGAATACCTTGAACAATTGTTCTTAAACAATGATTTTGCAGAAGGTCGTTATACCGTGGAAGGAAAGCCAGTGGCTGCTGAGAATATCCAGTTGCCACTTTTTGTAGTCAGTACTGAAAAAGATCACGTAGCGCCTTGGCAGTCTGTTTATAAAATTCACCTGATGACGGAGGGTGATATTACCTTCGTTCTCACCGGCGGCGGACATAATGCAGGGATTGTGAGTGAACCGGGTCATCCGGGGCGTTCTTATCGGGTTCATGAGAGCAAGAAAGGTGATGCTTACCTCAATCCTACGAGTTGGCTTGCGATCGCAAAACAACAAGAAGGCTCCTGGTGGCAAGAATGGCATGATTGGTTAGTGCAGCAATCGGCTAAAAAACGCGTCCCTCCACTGGTCATGAATACCTCACTACCCGCTGCACCAGGTACTTATGTACTGCAGAAATAAAAGGGAAGAAAAATGGACAAGGAGTTTCTTGAGAATGTGACTTTTGATGAGCTTACGGAGGGCCGTCAAGCGAGTCTAAGTAAAACACTCACTCAAGACGACATCAATTTATTTGCTGCCATGTCGGGTGATGTGAATCCTGCTCATATGGATCCGGTGTTTGCCCAAAGCGATATTTTTCATGGTATTGTGGGTCATGGCATGTGGTCTGGCTCGCTGATTTCAACACTTCTTGGTACTGTTATACCTGGTCCAGGCACCATTTATCTTAAACAGGACATTCAATTTAAAAAGCCAGTGCGTTTAGGGGATACTCTCACCATTACCATCATCGTCAAGGACAAGGGTGCGAATAAGCCCCGTGTGATTTTTAATTGCAAGGGTGTAAATCAGCACGGAGAAACAGTCATCGAGGGCTTGGCAACCGTGCTTGCGCCAACGAAAAAAGTACGGGTTGCACGGACTCATTTACCGTCTATAGAAATACATAACCACGATCGCTTCGAGGCGATAATCAAAGCGTGTCGCTGTATGAGTGCTGTTCGCACGGCCATTGTGCATCCGGTTAGTATGAGTGTCATGGAAGCGGTGAACGATGCGGTAAAAGCAGGACTCATTATTCCCATTTTGATTGGCCCTTTGGTCAAGATGAAGACTGCAGCTTTGGAAGCAAGTATTGATTTATCACAGTGGGAAACGATTGATACAGAACACAGCGATGCCGCAGCAAGCAAGGCTGCCGAATTGGCAGCTTCCGGCGAGATTGATGCCATCATGAAAGGCTCATTAAGCACTCATGAATTAATGGGGGCTATTGTACCCACCGCCTCGGGCTTACGCACGCAACATCGTGTGAGTCACGCCTACGTCATGGATATCCCTTCGTACCACAAACCACTCATCATTACAGATGCTGCGATTAATATTGCCCCTACTGCCACCGACAAAGCGGACATTTGCCAAAATGCCATTAATCTTTGGCGAGTATTGTTTGGCGAGGACAAGAAGCCCAAAGTAGCCATCCTTGCCGCCATCGAAACCGTCAACCCTAAGATGCAAGCCACTGTCGATGCCTCTATTTTATGCAAAATGGCTGACCGAGGACAGATAAATGATGGCATTCTTGACGGTCCCTTGGCTTTTGATAATGCGATTAACAAGGAGGCAGCCAAAGAAAAAGGGATTATTTCTTCTGTGGCAGGCGATCCGGATATTCTTTTGGTTCCTGAAATCGAGTCTGGGAATATTTTGGCCAAGCAATTGACTTTTTTAGGTCATGCGGATGCTGCCGGAATTGTTTTGGGTGCTCGTGTTCCAATCATTCTGGTGAGCCGAGCAGACTCACTTCGAACGCGGCTTTTCTCTTGTTCCCTGGCTGTTAAACTGGCGGCAGCTCGAAAGGAAGGACGAATCAAATGACTGCAATCAAAGCAGCCAGTATTCTTGTGATTAATGTGGGCTCTTCCAGCGTCAAATTTCAGCTTTTTTCAAGACAATTAAACCCACAACTTTTAGTTCAAGGGAAGGTGGCTGATATTGGCGGGAGACCTTCCTTTATAACCACCGATGCCATACTAAACCCTGAGAATAAGCAGGCTGACAAAAAAATACTTTCTGATAATTGCTCGCACGAAGAGGCTTTATGCCGTATTTGGGACTGGATTGAGGAGTGGAGTGAACAATGGCAGGTGACTTCAGTTGCTCATCGCGTTGTCCATGGCGGGACCCTCTTTAAAAACAGTGTGATAGTCAATCCACATGTCATGCAGAAATTATGGGCATTAGCCCCATTGGCTCCTTTACATCAACCCCATAATCTCAAAGCCATTGAGCTCATCAGTACTCTGAAGCCAGAGGTACTTCAAATTGCTTGTTTTGATACAGCGTTTCATGCCCATCATAAGGCTTTGTTCACCGAGTATGCATTGCCACAAAAGATAAGGGAGCAAGGTGTTCGTCGTTATGGGTTTCATGGATTATCGTATGAATGGATTGTTCACACCTTGCGGCGATATGAGCCGTCATTAGTTGAGGGACGGCTTATTGCGGCCCATATTGGCAATGGAGCAAGTTTGTGCGCGATGCGTAATGGAGTAAGTATTGATACGACGATGGGCATGACTGCCTTGGATGGATTACCCATGGGAACTCGTTGTGGGAGCCTTGATGCCGGCGCTGTGACGTTTATGATGCGTCATTTAGGCTTATCTACCGATGAGGTTGAGCGTCTTCTTTATAATGAATCTGGACTTCTTGGCTTATCAGGCTTAAGCAATGATGTGAAAATCTTGCAAGACAGTGAGGATACAAGGGCACAATTTGCATTAGATTATTTCTGCCTTAAAGCTGCCCAATTCATGGGGATGATGGCAGTAACCCTGGGTGGGATGGATGCCATCGTGTTTACGGGCGGTATTGGTGAGAACTCAGCCTTTGTGCGAAACACTATCTTGCGTCATTTGAAATTTCTTAAACCTTTTGAAACACGGGTTGTTACAGCTAACGAAGAGCGCATGATGGCAATTCATACCATGTCACTTCTTGAGCGTCAAACGGGAGTAAAAGCTGATGGAGAATAAAAAAGGATTGATTGTTGGAATTGCCAATGAGTACTCCATCGCCTGGGGTTGTACTAAAGCATTGCATGAAGCGGGCGGCGAATTGGCAATCACCTATCAAAATGAGAAAACCAGGGGCTATGTACAGCCTTTGGCTGAAAAAGTTTCATCTCCTATTGTTATGCCTTTGGACGTGACGGATAAGGAACAATTTGATGCCCTATTTCAGAAAATAAAAGACCGCTGGGGTCGTCTTGATTTTGTTATCCATGCGATTGCCTTTGCCCCAAAAACTGATTTACAGGGTCGTGTTGTCGATTGCTCGAAAGACGGCTTCATGATGGCGATGGATATTTCTTGTCATTCGCTCATCCGATTGGCAAAAGCCGCTGAACCACTGATGGTCGATGGAGGGAGTATCATAACCATGAGTTATTATGGTGCCGAAAAAGTGGTCAAAAATTACAATCTCATGGGGCCTGTTAAAGCGGCTTTGGAAACCTCAGTACGCTATCTCGCCATGGAACTTGGCAGTAAAAAGATTCGAGTCAATGCCATTTCTCCAGGGCCAATAAGCACTCGTGCAGCCTCAGGTTTAGCTGATTTTGATACGCTGATGGAACAGGCAGCAAAGGAAGCGCCCTTGCATCAACTGGTTACAATAGAGGACATTGGTGAAACAGCCTCATTTTTGGTATCCGATAAAGCCGCCTCCATCACTGGTCAGACTCTTTATGTGGATAGCGGCTACAATATTAAGGGCTAATAAACCAAAAGTCATTTTTTCTTTAAAAGTATTCTTGGTCATTTAGTAATTACATGTATTGTCCACCATTGATATCAAAGTTAGCACCCGTGATAAAGCCACTTTGTTCATCAGCAAGAAAAGCAACGACCCGAGCAATTTCCTGAGGTTTGCCTAATCGCCCCACAGGAATTTGAGCGACAATGGCTTCTAAAACATCATCCCTCATCGCGGCAAGCATCTCCGTATTAATGTAGCCAGGGGAGACCGTGTTCACGGTAATTCCTTTCTTTGCGACTTCTTGCGCCAGGCTTTTGGTAAAACCATATAACGCCGATTTACTGGTGGCATAATTACATTGTCCGAACTGCCCTTTGCGCCCATTAATGGAGGAGATTGTGATAATACGCCCATAACCATTATCCAACATGTTGGATAATACGGTTTTCGTCATATTAAAAACGCTAGTTAAATTGGCATTAATGACTTCTTGCCATTGTTCCTGTGTCATTTTTTTCAAGCTGGCATCATGGGTAACGCCTGCATTATTAACTAGAACGTCAATTTTGCCGTACTTCTCTATCACCAAATCCGTTAATTTTTCACAATCATTGAAGGAAGAAATATCCGCATAGGCAATGTCGATATCAAATCCTTGCATGGATTGTTTTTTCTGCCATTCTCTTGCTAATTCGTGATGGCCATGTTTGAAGTAGCAAGCAATCACTTGATAATTGAGGTTTTGCATTTCTTGACATATGGCTGTTCCAATGCCACCAGTTCCTCCCGTTACTAAAGCAATTCGTTTATTCACCTTCCTTCCTCCTTGATTTGGTTATTTAATTATTTAACGAGTTCAACGTCCTCTGCTTGCGGCCCTTTTTGTCCTTTGCCTACTTTAAACAGAACGGTTGCCCCTTCGGGAAGGGTTTTAAAACCGCTACTTTGTATGGCACTGAAATGGACAAAATAATCCTTGCCACTACTTTCAATAAAGCCAAAGCCCTTGCCTTCATTAAACCATTTTACTTTACCGCGAATTTTATTTGTCATTTTGGTTTTTTCCCTGATGATTTTAGTGCTTTATAGTGTCATGCTACATGATTCTCTGTGTCAATAGTCAGTATTTTAGCTCAGCAATCCTGGATTTTTTTATTCTTTCTAAGTCATGGGGTTTTAAAACCAAAAGACATAATCAAAAGAACTGAGGAGAATTATTGCTTGTCGCATTCCTTTCTCAATTAATTGAATCAAAGGGCTTAGTTTCTTCTTCCATCTTTTTCAATGAAACAACTTTATCACACTGAATCTCAATGGTATTTGTTTTACGTGTTGATACACCCCAGCATCTTATCCTTTTTCCATCTATATTCATTGATAGGATATGAATAATCAAATTTTTTCCATAGGTGTTATCTATCTTAATATCTTGAGTATTACTTGTTTTTGTAGTAATTCTCCCAATTGAATTTCCATTACGATGGAACTCTATTAATATCTCGATATTGGATAAAGATACATTTTTTATTTTGGAATCTTTATGATATTTAATATGATAGGATTCCATGCCTGCATAGGCGTTTATTTCTGTGAAGAAAAAAATA contains these protein-coding regions:
- a CDS encoding PHA/PHB synthase family protein, which codes for MNGLEKECCPKKIILTKQEESSEPIGSCCVPDDADTTDNFFALFGQLFQANLAKWTSGISPAAIGSSYSTWLWQLAQSPEVLWELAFYPVFHAKDCINNIICVERAAGGKDVRFKKDSWQPMPWRLYAEGFLQVEDWWRHATTHVPGLPDQVERTVSFWARQFLDALSPSNCVWSNPDLFHEAIRTGGFNLIQGSQIAMEDSLEKLTGAPPTGSEHFIPGKQVAITPGRIIFQNHLIELIQYEAQTKTVYKEPILILPAWIMKYYILDLSPHNSLVKWLVRQGHTVFIISWRNPDKEDRDLGMDDYYRQGAMAAIDAVSAILPQTKINLMGYCLGGTLAMITAAAMSRDKDERLNSLTLLAAQGDFTEAGELMLFVTESQVAFLKNMMREQGYLDTKQMAGSFQMLRAYDLIWSKMVQDYMHGMRRGMIDLTAWNADATRMPYKMHSEYLEQLFLNNDFAEGRYTVEGKPVAAENIQLPLFVVSTEKDHVAPWQSVYKIHLMTEGDITFVLTGGGHNAGIVSEPGHPGRSYRVHESKKGDAYLNPTSWLAIAKQQEGSWWQEWHDWLVQQSAKKRVPPLVMNTSLPAAPGTYVLQK
- a CDS encoding bifunctional enoyl-CoA hydratase/phosphate acetyltransferase, with the protein product MDKEFLENVTFDELTEGRQASLSKTLTQDDINLFAAMSGDVNPAHMDPVFAQSDIFHGIVGHGMWSGSLISTLLGTVIPGPGTIYLKQDIQFKKPVRLGDTLTITIIVKDKGANKPRVIFNCKGVNQHGETVIEGLATVLAPTKKVRVARTHLPSIEIHNHDRFEAIIKACRCMSAVRTAIVHPVSMSVMEAVNDAVKAGLIIPILIGPLVKMKTAALEASIDLSQWETIDTEHSDAAASKAAELAASGEIDAIMKGSLSTHELMGAIVPTASGLRTQHRVSHAYVMDIPSYHKPLIITDAAINIAPTATDKADICQNAINLWRVLFGEDKKPKVAILAAIETVNPKMQATVDASILCKMADRGQINDGILDGPLAFDNAINKEAAKEKGIISSVAGDPDILLVPEIESGNILAKQLTFLGHADAAGIVLGARVPIILVSRADSLRTRLFSCSLAVKLAAARKEGRIK
- a CDS encoding acetate/propionate family kinase: MTAIKAASILVINVGSSSVKFQLFSRQLNPQLLVQGKVADIGGRPSFITTDAILNPENKQADKKILSDNCSHEEALCRIWDWIEEWSEQWQVTSVAHRVVHGGTLFKNSVIVNPHVMQKLWALAPLAPLHQPHNLKAIELISTLKPEVLQIACFDTAFHAHHKALFTEYALPQKIREQGVRRYGFHGLSYEWIVHTLRRYEPSLVEGRLIAAHIGNGASLCAMRNGVSIDTTMGMTALDGLPMGTRCGSLDAGAVTFMMRHLGLSTDEVERLLYNESGLLGLSGLSNDVKILQDSEDTRAQFALDYFCLKAAQFMGMMAVTLGGMDAIVFTGGIGENSAFVRNTILRHLKFLKPFETRVVTANEERMMAIHTMSLLERQTGVKADGE
- the fabI gene encoding enoyl-ACP reductase FabI; amino-acid sequence: MENKKGLIVGIANEYSIAWGCTKALHEAGGELAITYQNEKTRGYVQPLAEKVSSPIVMPLDVTDKEQFDALFQKIKDRWGRLDFVIHAIAFAPKTDLQGRVVDCSKDGFMMAMDISCHSLIRLAKAAEPLMVDGGSIITMSYYGAEKVVKNYNLMGPVKAALETSVRYLAMELGSKKIRVNAISPGPISTRAASGLADFDTLMEQAAKEAPLHQLVTIEDIGETASFLVSDKAASITGQTLYVDSGYNIKG
- the phbB gene encoding acetoacetyl-CoA reductase; translated protein: MNKRIALVTGGTGGIGTAICQEMQNLNYQVIACYFKHGHHELAREWQKKQSMQGFDIDIAYADISSFNDCEKLTDLVIEKYGKIDVLVNNAGVTHDASLKKMTQEQWQEVINANLTSVFNMTKTVLSNMLDNGYGRIITISSINGRKGQFGQCNYATSKSALYGFTKSLAQEVAKKGITVNTVSPGYINTEMLAAMRDDVLEAIVAQIPVGRLGKPQEIARVVAFLADEQSGFITGANFDINGGQYM
- a CDS encoding cold-shock protein gives rise to the protein MTNKIRGKVKWFNEGKGFGFIESSGKDYFVHFSAIQSSGFKTLPEGATVLFKVGKGQKGPQAEDVELVK